A stretch of the Streptomyces sp. NBC_00078 genome encodes the following:
- a CDS encoding riboflavin synthase: MFTGIVEELGEITAVENLGDACRFRLRGPVVTEGAKHGDSIAVNGVCLTVVDHEGDEFTADVMAETLDRSSLGALAVGSRVNLERPMAVGARLGGHIVQGHVDGTGKVLERKPSEHWEIVKVSLPADLTRYVVEKGSITVDGISLTVVDAGPDHFTVSLIPTTLALTTLGRKQPGDPVNLEVDIVAKYVERLLANSQGAAR, from the coding sequence GTGTTCACCGGAATCGTCGAAGAGCTGGGCGAGATCACCGCCGTCGAGAACCTCGGCGATGCGTGTCGCTTCCGTCTGCGCGGCCCCGTCGTCACCGAGGGTGCCAAGCACGGAGACTCCATCGCGGTGAACGGCGTCTGCCTCACCGTCGTCGACCACGAAGGCGACGAGTTCACCGCCGACGTCATGGCGGAGACCCTCGACCGATCCAGCCTCGGCGCCCTCGCCGTCGGCTCCCGCGTCAACCTCGAACGCCCGATGGCCGTGGGCGCGCGCCTCGGCGGCCACATCGTCCAGGGCCATGTCGACGGCACGGGCAAGGTCCTGGAGCGCAAGCCCTCCGAGCACTGGGAGATCGTGAAGGTCTCGCTGCCCGCGGACCTGACCCGCTACGTCGTCGAGAAGGGCTCCATCACGGTCGACGGCATCAGCCTCACCGTGGTCGACGCGGGCCCCGACCACTTCACGGTCAGCCTGATCCCCACCACCCTCGCCCTGACCACGCTCGGCCGCAAGCAGCCCGGCGACCCGGTCAACCTCGAGGTCGACATCGTCGCCAAGTACGTCGAGCGGCTGCTCGCCAACAGCCAGGGGGCGGCCCGGTGA
- a CDS encoding phosphoribosyl-ATP diphosphatase gives MSNKTFEELFTELQQKAAHGDPATSRTAELVGKGVHAIGKKVVEEAAEVWMAAEYEGKEAAAEEISQLLYHVQVMMVARGISLDDVYAHL, from the coding sequence ATGTCCAATAAGACGTTCGAGGAGCTGTTCACCGAGCTCCAGCAGAAGGCCGCCCACGGCGACCCCGCCACTTCCCGCACCGCAGAACTGGTCGGCAAGGGCGTCCATGCCATCGGCAAGAAGGTCGTCGAAGAGGCCGCCGAGGTCTGGATGGCCGCCGAGTACGAGGGCAAGGAAGCGGCCGCCGAGGAGATCTCGCAGCTGCTCTACCACGTACAGGTGATGATGGTCGCCCGCGGGATCTCCCTGGACGACGTCTACGCCCACCTCTGA
- a CDS encoding PH domain-containing protein, giving the protein MSDLPTLPVTFRPGRTRAVLLTSGAAIFVVITTVALLLEQLSPGEKLSFVFTGAILFGVLALLARVRVVADERGVTVVNIATRRHLEWAEILHVNLRPGDPWVFLDLSDGTSLPALGIQPGIAKERAIADARALRALAESRSTRDLP; this is encoded by the coding sequence ATGTCCGATCTGCCTACCCTCCCCGTCACGTTCCGGCCGGGCCGCACCCGGGCCGTCCTGCTCACGAGCGGCGCCGCGATCTTCGTGGTGATCACGACCGTCGCGTTGCTCCTGGAGCAGCTCAGCCCCGGCGAGAAGCTCAGTTTCGTCTTCACGGGGGCGATCCTGTTCGGGGTGCTGGCCCTGCTCGCCCGGGTGAGGGTCGTCGCCGACGAGAGAGGCGTCACCGTCGTCAACATCGCCACCAGGCGGCACCTGGAGTGGGCCGAGATCCTCCATGTGAACCTGCGCCCCGGCGACCCCTGGGTGTTCCTCGACCTCAGCGACGGCACCAGCCTGCCCGCGCTCGGCATCCAGCCGGGCATCGCCAAGGAGCGTGCCATCGCCGACGCCCGCGCCCTGCGTGCCCTCGCCGAGTCCCGTTCGACGAGGGATCTGCCGTAG
- a CDS encoding bifunctional 3,4-dihydroxy-2-butanone-4-phosphate synthase/GTP cyclohydrolase II: protein MTSAPILYTADGIEDWSLDPIEQAITDIAAGRPIVVVDDEDRENEGDLVVAAEKVTPEIVAFMMSECRGLICAPMEGEELDRLELPQMVADNTESMKTAFTVSVDASAAHGVTTGISAADRATTLQLLASGDAEAGDFVRPGHIFPLRARPGGVLTRDGHTEAAVDLARLAGLRPAGAIVEIAGEDGRMLRLPELIPFARKHGLTIISIEDLIAYRRTSEPTVRREAETQLPTVYGEFTAYGYRSTVDGVEHVALVHGELGDGEDVLVRVHSECLTGDIFASLRCDCGPQLEASLERIQAERRGVVVYLRGHEGRGIGLLSKLRAYELQERGRDTLDANLELGLPADARDYGAGAQILEDLGVHSLRLMTNNPAKTDALVRHGLKVTGREPMPVQAGEHNLRYLRTKRDRMGHDLPWLDTAPVSTCSTQ from the coding sequence ATGACATCGGCACCGATTCTCTACACCGCAGACGGCATCGAGGACTGGTCGCTCGACCCGATCGAGCAGGCCATCACCGACATCGCCGCCGGCCGCCCGATCGTGGTCGTCGACGACGAGGACCGTGAGAACGAGGGCGACCTGGTCGTCGCCGCCGAGAAGGTCACCCCCGAGATCGTCGCCTTCATGATGAGCGAGTGCCGCGGCCTGATCTGCGCCCCCATGGAGGGCGAGGAGCTGGACCGGCTCGAACTCCCGCAGATGGTCGCGGACAACACCGAGTCGATGAAGACGGCGTTCACCGTCTCCGTGGACGCCTCCGCCGCGCACGGCGTCACCACCGGCATCTCGGCCGCCGACCGCGCGACCACGCTCCAGCTGCTGGCGAGCGGCGACGCCGAGGCGGGTGACTTCGTGCGCCCCGGCCACATCTTCCCGCTGCGCGCCAGGCCCGGCGGTGTCCTGACCCGCGACGGCCACACCGAGGCCGCCGTCGACCTCGCCCGCCTCGCGGGGCTGCGGCCGGCCGGCGCGATCGTCGAGATCGCCGGCGAGGACGGCCGGATGCTGCGCCTGCCCGAGCTGATCCCGTTCGCCCGCAAGCACGGCCTGACGATCATCTCCATCGAGGACCTGATCGCCTACCGCCGCACCTCCGAGCCCACCGTCCGCCGCGAGGCCGAGACCCAACTGCCCACTGTCTACGGCGAGTTCACGGCCTACGGCTACCGCTCCACCGTCGACGGCGTCGAGCACGTCGCCCTCGTGCACGGCGAGCTCGGCGACGGCGAGGACGTCCTGGTCCGCGTCCACTCCGAGTGCCTGACCGGCGACATCTTCGCCTCCCTGCGCTGCGACTGCGGCCCCCAGCTGGAAGCCTCCCTGGAGCGCATCCAGGCCGAGCGAAGGGGAGTGGTCGTCTATCTGCGCGGCCACGAGGGGCGCGGCATCGGCCTGCTGTCCAAGCTGCGCGCCTACGAGCTCCAGGAGCGCGGCCGTGACACCCTCGACGCCAACCTCGAACTCGGCCTGCCCGCCGACGCCCGGGACTACGGCGCCGGCGCGCAGATCCTGGAGGACCTCGGCGTCCACAGCCTGCGCCTGATGACCAACAACCCCGCCAAGACCGACGCGCTCGTCCGCCACGGACTCAAGGTCACCGGCCGCGAGCCGATGCCCGTACAGGCGGGCGAGCACAACCTCCGCTACCTGCGCACCAAGCGGGACCGGATGGGACACGACCTGCCCTGGCTGGACACGGCCCCCGTGTCCACCTGCAGCACCCAGTAA
- a CDS encoding hemolysin family protein: MSVIQLLFAGLLVLANGFFVGAEFALVSVRRSQIEPLGTARARQVLYGLERLPQMMAAAQFGITVCSLTLGAVAEPTVAHLLEPVFAWVHLPDGMIHPLGYVIALAVVVFFHLVIGEMVPKNLAMAAPEKAAVWLAPGLVAFARLCKPITIALGACAQGILRLFRVEPKDEVEAVFTSEQLNRLVEDAGQAGLLDPEEQERLEDALELGSRPVTDVLLGRESLVTVPPSVTPGRIVELTARTGYSRFPIAAENGAFMGYLHVKDVLDLEDSDRAVPQQLWRPMTTLRSELPLDDALTVMRRAATHLAQVADASGKVLGLVALEDVLELLVGEVTDHAHREVPEVKVTEPRVSGAPEGALTG; encoded by the coding sequence GTGAGCGTGATCCAACTCCTGTTCGCCGGGCTGCTCGTCCTCGCCAACGGCTTCTTCGTCGGCGCCGAGTTCGCTCTCGTGTCGGTCCGCCGCAGCCAGATCGAACCGCTCGGCACCGCTCGGGCCCGCCAGGTCCTCTACGGCCTGGAGCGGCTGCCGCAGATGATGGCCGCGGCCCAGTTCGGCATCACCGTCTGCTCGCTGACCCTGGGCGCGGTCGCCGAACCGACCGTCGCGCATCTGCTGGAACCGGTCTTCGCATGGGTCCACCTCCCGGACGGGATGATCCACCCGCTGGGATACGTCATCGCGCTCGCCGTCGTCGTCTTCTTCCATCTCGTCATCGGCGAGATGGTCCCGAAGAACCTCGCGATGGCGGCACCGGAGAAGGCCGCCGTGTGGCTCGCGCCGGGCCTGGTCGCCTTCGCGCGCCTCTGCAAGCCGATCACCATCGCCCTCGGCGCCTGCGCCCAGGGCATCCTGCGGCTCTTCCGGGTCGAGCCGAAGGACGAGGTCGAGGCGGTCTTCACCAGCGAACAGCTCAACCGCCTGGTGGAGGACGCCGGCCAGGCGGGCCTGCTCGACCCCGAGGAGCAGGAACGTCTGGAGGACGCGCTGGAACTGGGCTCCCGCCCGGTGACGGACGTGCTCCTGGGGCGGGAGTCCCTGGTGACGGTTCCGCCGTCGGTGACACCGGGCCGGATCGTCGAGCTCACCGCCCGCACCGGTTACTCCCGCTTCCCGATCGCCGCGGAGAACGGCGCCTTCATGGGCTATCTGCACGTGAAGGACGTACTGGACCTGGAGGACTCGGACCGGGCGGTGCCGCAGCAGCTGTGGCGCCCCATGACGACGCTGCGCTCCGAACTCCCCCTGGACGACGCCCTGACGGTCATGCGCCGCGCCGCCACGCACCTGGCCCAGGTGGCCGACGCGTCGGGCAAGGTGCTCGGCCTGGTCGCCCTGGAGGACGTACTGGAGCTCCTGGTCGGTGAGGTCACCGACCACGCCCACCGGGAAGTGCCGGAGGTGAAGGTGACCGAGCCGCGGGTAAGCGGCGCGCCGGAAGGGGCGTTGACAGGCTGA
- a CDS encoding MFS transporter, which translates to MSDVVCDLREVRRARYAVAAVFAVHGAVTGSFATRVPWVQDHASLSAGQLGFALAFTAFGASCSMPLAGRISHRFGSRRALRGLIVLWTMALVLPSLAPNMLALCLAMFAYGASAGMADVAMNALGVEVERMLGRSIMSSLHGMWSAGALIGSAAGTLAAHLGSDARLHFALAAATLTLLGTVACRWVPDLRPAEDEDPPPRFALPPRSALLIGTVGFCAVFAEGASLDWSAVYLRDQLDTSAGLAAACTTGFMLTMAIARLVGDVVVNRFGAVRTVRAGGAVAVLGGLLVVVAGDPAVAMGGFALMGLGIAVVVPLCFAAAGHSGPNPSQAIAGVATITYTSGLIAPSLIGGVAQATSLVVSFGLVTALACGLALFAGVLRAGERNRPKVGPPSAAVPDPRP; encoded by the coding sequence ATGAGCGACGTGGTCTGCGACCTGCGCGAGGTGAGGCGGGCACGGTACGCCGTGGCCGCCGTGTTCGCCGTGCACGGCGCCGTCACCGGCTCGTTCGCGACCCGTGTGCCATGGGTCCAGGACCATGCCTCGCTGAGTGCGGGACAGCTCGGCTTCGCCCTCGCCTTCACGGCGTTCGGCGCCTCCTGCTCCATGCCGCTGGCCGGCCGGATCAGTCACCGCTTCGGCAGTCGCAGGGCTCTGCGCGGCCTCATCGTCCTGTGGACGATGGCCCTGGTCCTGCCGTCGCTCGCGCCGAACATGCTGGCCCTGTGCCTGGCGATGTTCGCGTACGGCGCGAGCGCGGGCATGGCGGACGTCGCGATGAACGCACTGGGCGTCGAGGTGGAGCGAATGCTCGGCAGGTCGATCATGTCGAGCCTGCACGGCATGTGGAGCGCGGGCGCCCTCATCGGCTCCGCGGCGGGCACGCTGGCCGCGCACCTCGGTTCGGACGCCCGCCTGCACTTCGCGCTGGCGGCGGCCACCCTCACCCTGCTCGGGACAGTGGCCTGCCGCTGGGTGCCAGACCTGCGGCCCGCCGAGGACGAGGACCCTCCGCCGAGGTTCGCGCTGCCGCCCCGGTCCGCGCTGCTCATCGGGACCGTCGGCTTCTGTGCGGTGTTCGCGGAGGGCGCCAGCCTCGACTGGTCGGCGGTCTATCTGCGCGACCAGCTGGACACGTCGGCGGGCCTTGCCGCCGCGTGCACGACCGGCTTCATGCTCACGATGGCGATCGCGCGGCTCGTGGGCGATGTGGTGGTCAACCGGTTCGGTGCGGTCCGCACCGTCAGGGCCGGCGGTGCCGTGGCGGTGCTCGGCGGACTGCTCGTGGTCGTGGCGGGCGATCCGGCGGTGGCCATGGGCGGTTTCGCACTGATGGGCCTCGGTATCGCGGTCGTTGTGCCGCTGTGCTTCGCGGCGGCGGGTCACAGCGGCCCGAACCCGAGTCAGGCCATCGCGGGTGTCGCGACCATCACGTATACGTCCGGTCTGATCGCCCCGAGCCTGATCGGCGGGGTGGCTCAGGCGACGAGTCTGGTCGTGTCCTTCGGACTGGTGACCGCTCTTGCGTGCGGGCTCGCGCTCTTCGCGGGCGTGCTCCGCGCCGGCGAGCGCAACCGCCCGAAGGTCGGCCCTCCGAGCGCGGCAGTCCCCGACCCACGTCCCTGA
- a CDS encoding ROK family transcriptional regulator yields the protein MPASPSTARAINDRLALRLLQQEGPLTAGQLKQLTGLSRPTVADLVERLTASALITVVGEAGEQRRGPNAKLYGIVADRAHLAALDVRTEGVSVIVSDLLGRVLAEASVPIVDDTGTGPAVEQAVTMVERVAKEAGADRLHTVGIGAPGLIDPATEELRDSSGLPEWHRRLVAALQERLPEARVSVDNETNLAAVAEQREGAARDRDTFVLLWLGHGTGAAVVLDGALRRGASGGTGEIGFLPVPGTTALPSATDCEGGFHSFAGSAAIVELARGYGVTVEGAAREPAAAGVVRAAVARAGGEAGAAPTRAGIAAADAGPAARFLDALADRLAVGVASVVAILDPGCLVLGGEVGQAGGDELAGRVSERVRRMSPLPTEVRASALGGGAVLRGALLTARDGAQDDLFAPPER from the coding sequence ATGCCCGCATCCCCGAGCACCGCCCGGGCCATCAACGACCGGCTCGCCCTGCGTCTGCTGCAGCAGGAGGGCCCGTTGACGGCAGGGCAGTTGAAGCAGCTGACCGGTTTGTCCCGGCCGACGGTCGCCGATCTCGTGGAGCGGCTCACCGCGTCCGCTCTGATCACCGTGGTCGGTGAGGCGGGGGAGCAGCGGCGCGGGCCGAACGCGAAGCTGTACGGCATCGTCGCCGACCGCGCGCATCTCGCCGCCCTCGACGTCCGGACCGAAGGCGTCTCCGTGATCGTCTCCGACCTGCTCGGCCGGGTGCTCGCCGAAGCGTCCGTGCCGATCGTCGACGACACCGGGACAGGTCCCGCGGTCGAGCAGGCGGTCACGATGGTCGAACGTGTGGCGAAGGAAGCCGGCGCCGACCGCCTGCACACCGTCGGGATCGGCGCGCCCGGCCTGATCGACCCGGCCACCGAGGAACTCCGCGACTCCTCGGGCCTGCCCGAGTGGCACCGCCGCCTGGTCGCCGCCCTCCAGGAACGCCTGCCCGAAGCCCGCGTCAGCGTCGACAACGAGACCAATCTCGCCGCCGTCGCCGAGCAGCGCGAAGGAGCCGCGCGCGACCGCGACACCTTTGTCCTCCTCTGGCTCGGCCACGGCACCGGCGCCGCCGTGGTCCTGGACGGCGCACTGCGCCGCGGCGCCTCCGGCGGGACCGGCGAAATCGGCTTCCTGCCCGTGCCGGGAACGACCGCACTGCCTTCGGCGACGGACTGCGAGGGGGGATTCCACTCCTTTGCGGGGTCGGCGGCGATCGTGGAGCTGGCGAGAGGGTACGGGGTGACGGTGGAGGGGGCGGCGCGTGAGCCGGCGGCCGCTGGGGTGGTGCGGGCGGCGGTGGCGCGGGCGGGCGGGGAGGCGGGAGCAGCGCCGACGCGAGCCGGCATCGCCGCTGCGGATGCCGGGCCGGCCGCCCGTTTCCTCGACGCCCTCGCCGACCGCCTTGCCGTCGGTGTCGCTTCCGTGGTGGCGATTCTCGACCCCGGATGCCTCGTGCTGGGCGGCGAGGTCGGCCAGGCCGGCGGGGACGAACTCGCCGGCCGCGTGTCCGAACGGGTCCGGCGCATGTCACCGCTGCCCACCGAGGTCAGGGCGAGCGCCCTCGGTGGGGGTGCCGTACTTCGCGGAGCACTGCTCACCGCACGGGACGGAGCTCAGGACGACCTGTTCGCACCTCCCGAACGGTAA
- the hisG gene encoding ATP phosphoribosyltransferase — MLRIAVPNKGSLSGPAAEMLHEAGYQQRRESKELRIVDPTNEVEFFYLRPRDIAIYVSSGRLDIGITGRDLLVDSDANAEEILPLGFARSTFRFASKPGTANGIEDLTGKTVATSYEGIVAKHLADSGVDASVVHLDGAVETAIELGVAEVIADVVETGTSLRNAGLEVFGEPIMKSEAVVIRRTGADGEEAAEPKVQQFLRRLQGVLVARTYVMMDYDCRVEQLEKAVALTPGLESPTVSPLHNEGWVAVRAMVPAKEAQRIMDDLYDIGARAILTTAIHACRL, encoded by the coding sequence ATGCTGCGCATCGCCGTCCCCAACAAGGGTTCCCTGTCAGGCCCTGCGGCGGAGATGCTGCATGAGGCCGGCTACCAGCAGCGCCGTGAGTCCAAGGAGCTGCGGATCGTCGACCCGACCAACGAGGTCGAGTTCTTCTACCTCCGCCCCCGCGACATCGCGATCTACGTCTCCTCCGGCCGCCTCGACATCGGCATCACCGGCCGCGACCTGCTGGTCGACTCGGACGCCAATGCCGAGGAGATCCTCCCGCTGGGCTTCGCCCGCTCCACCTTCCGCTTCGCGTCCAAGCCGGGCACCGCGAACGGCATCGAGGACCTGACGGGCAAGACGGTCGCCACCTCCTACGAGGGCATCGTCGCCAAGCACCTCGCCGACAGCGGTGTCGACGCCTCCGTCGTCCACCTGGACGGAGCGGTCGAGACCGCCATCGAGCTGGGCGTCGCCGAGGTCATCGCCGATGTCGTCGAGACCGGCACCAGCCTGCGCAACGCGGGCCTGGAGGTCTTCGGCGAACCGATCATGAAGTCCGAGGCCGTCGTCATCCGCCGCACCGGCGCCGACGGTGAGGAGGCTGCCGAGCCAAAGGTTCAGCAGTTCCTGCGCCGTTTGCAGGGCGTCCTGGTGGCGCGGACGTACGTGATGATGGACTACGACTGCCGCGTCGAGCAGCTGGAGAAGGCCGTCGCGCTGACCCCGGGCCTCGAGTCGCCGACCGTCTCCCCGCTGCACAACGAGGGCTGGGTCGCCGTCCGTGCGATGGTCCCGGCCAAGGAAGCCCAGCGGATCATGGACGACCTGTACGACATCGGCGCGCGGGCCATCCTGACCACGGCCATCCACGCCTGCCGTCTCTGA
- the ribH gene encoding 6,7-dimethyl-8-ribityllumazine synthase, whose amino-acid sequence MSGKGAPELSVRNVGDLRVAVIAAQWHEKVMDGLVDGALRALHDLGIDEPTLLRVPGSWELPVVAKVLAGRGYDAIVALGVVIRGGTPHFEYVCQGVTQGLTQVSVDTGVPVGFGLLTCDTEEQALDRAGIEGSNEDKGHEAVTAAVATAATLRSVSEPWR is encoded by the coding sequence GTGAGCGGCAAGGGCGCACCGGAACTGTCCGTACGCAACGTGGGTGACCTGCGGGTCGCCGTCATCGCTGCGCAGTGGCACGAAAAGGTGATGGACGGCCTGGTGGACGGCGCCCTGCGCGCCCTGCACGACCTGGGGATCGACGAGCCGACCCTGCTGCGGGTCCCCGGCAGCTGGGAACTCCCGGTCGTCGCCAAGGTCCTCGCGGGCCGCGGCTACGACGCGATCGTCGCCCTCGGCGTCGTGATCCGGGGCGGCACCCCCCACTTCGAGTACGTGTGCCAGGGCGTGACCCAGGGCCTCACCCAGGTCTCCGTCGACACCGGCGTCCCCGTCGGCTTCGGCCTGCTGACCTGCGACACCGAGGAGCAGGCCCTGGACCGGGCCGGAATCGAGGGCTCGAACGAGGACAAGGGGCACGAGGCGGTGACGGCGGCGGTGGCGACCGCGGCCACCCTCCGCTCAGTATCCGAACCATGGCGCTAG
- a CDS encoding hemolysin family protein produces MTTPLLLLGAALLLILANGFFVAAEFGLVTVESTDAEKAAAEGDKRALRVAQSLRELSFQLSGTQLGITITSLVVGMLAEPALAQLLHGPFSAIGIPEGAVSGVAVIVGMLLASAVQMVIGELVPKNWAVSKPMQVARFVAGPQHGFARLFRPVIAALNAVANRLVRALGVEPAEGLASARTPGELVSLARHSAQAGALEQDTADLFVRTLSLAELTAQHVMTPRVKVSALQSTATAEDVVNLTRATGLSRFPVYKERIDEIVGMVHLKDALAVPVHDRLRTPVGRIARPALLVPETLPVQPLLAQLRSEQPIAVVVDEYGGTAGVVTLEDIVEEIVGEVRDEHDGQDVPELAAAPPEDGRPSWDADGSCRVDILQRIGLDVPEGPYETVAGLVADRLGRIPAVGDRAELPGWRLTVRRVGHYRAERVRLVRTGPVVEVTR; encoded by the coding sequence ATGACCACCCCCCTGCTGCTCCTGGGAGCGGCCCTCCTGCTGATCCTGGCCAACGGCTTCTTCGTGGCCGCCGAGTTCGGCCTGGTCACGGTCGAGTCGACGGACGCCGAGAAGGCCGCAGCCGAAGGCGACAAACGGGCCCTCAGGGTCGCCCAGTCGCTCAGGGAGCTGTCCTTCCAGCTCTCCGGCACCCAGCTCGGCATCACCATCACCTCCCTCGTCGTCGGCATGCTCGCCGAGCCCGCGCTCGCGCAGCTGCTGCACGGCCCGTTCAGCGCGATCGGCATCCCCGAGGGCGCCGTCTCCGGTGTCGCGGTGATCGTCGGCATGCTGCTGGCCTCCGCCGTGCAGATGGTCATCGGCGAACTCGTGCCCAAGAACTGGGCGGTGTCCAAGCCGATGCAGGTCGCGCGCTTCGTCGCCGGCCCGCAGCACGGGTTCGCCCGGCTGTTCCGACCGGTCATCGCCGCGTTGAATGCGGTCGCCAACCGCCTGGTCCGCGCCCTGGGCGTGGAGCCCGCCGAGGGGCTGGCCTCCGCCCGCACCCCCGGCGAACTCGTCTCGCTGGCCCGGCACTCCGCGCAGGCCGGCGCCCTGGAACAGGACACGGCCGACCTCTTCGTACGAACGCTGTCGCTCGCAGAGCTGACCGCGCAGCACGTCATGACCCCGCGCGTGAAGGTGAGTGCGCTGCAGTCGACGGCCACCGCCGAGGACGTGGTCAACCTCACCCGCGCCACCGGCCTGTCCCGCTTCCCGGTCTACAAGGAGCGGATCGACGAAATCGTCGGCATGGTCCACCTCAAGGACGCGCTGGCCGTCCCGGTCCACGACCGCCTGCGCACCCCTGTGGGCCGTATCGCCCGCCCGGCGCTGCTGGTCCCCGAGACCCTGCCGGTCCAGCCCCTCCTCGCCCAGCTGCGCAGCGAGCAGCCCATCGCGGTCGTCGTCGACGAGTACGGCGGCACGGCGGGCGTGGTGACCCTGGAGGACATCGTCGAGGAGATCGTCGGCGAGGTCCGCGACGAGCACGACGGGCAGGACGTGCCCGAACTCGCCGCGGCCCCGCCGGAGGACGGCAGGCCCTCCTGGGACGCCGACGGCAGCTGCCGCGTCGACATCCTGCAGCGCATAGGCCTCGACGTGCCCGAGGGGCCGTACGAGACCGTCGCCGGGCTGGTCGCCGACCGGCTCGGCCGGATCCCGGCCGTCGGCGACAGGGCGGAGCTGCCCGGCTGGCGGCTGACCGTGCGCCGCGTGGGGCACTACCGCGCCGAGCGGGTCCGCCTGGTGCGGACCGGACCGGTCGTGGAGGTCACCCGGTGA
- the pnuC gene encoding nicotinamide riboside transporter PnuC: MNWLNSEAFTLLDQHIIWSDMIGNILGLITLALGWRRSLMTWPVQFLSGLVLFIAFYGHLAGSAGKQVVVMVVALYGWWQWNRDKGRSADGHITPRFATWRERGAMVAAAAVGTVAVALLFKAYPSLSWDPWPDAYIFVGTIVAMYAQARGMVEFWIAWLLVDVVGVPLNFANGYAFSGFVYVIYGALVLWGMRDWWLRSRDSARPVLEGAPA; encoded by the coding sequence GTGAACTGGCTGAACTCGGAGGCCTTCACCCTCCTCGACCAGCACATCATCTGGTCGGACATGATCGGCAACATCCTCGGCCTGATCACCCTGGCCCTCGGCTGGCGGCGCTCGCTGATGACCTGGCCGGTGCAGTTCCTCTCCGGCCTGGTCCTCTTCATCGCCTTCTACGGCCACCTCGCCGGCAGCGCCGGCAAGCAGGTCGTCGTCATGGTCGTCGCCCTGTACGGCTGGTGGCAGTGGAACCGCGACAAGGGCCGGTCCGCCGACGGTCACATCACCCCGCGGTTCGCCACCTGGCGCGAGCGCGGCGCGATGGTCGCCGCCGCCGCCGTCGGCACGGTCGCGGTCGCCCTGCTCTTCAAGGCCTACCCGTCCCTGTCCTGGGACCCCTGGCCGGACGCCTACATCTTCGTCGGCACCATCGTCGCCATGTACGCCCAGGCCCGCGGCATGGTCGAGTTCTGGATCGCCTGGCTCCTGGTCGACGTGGTCGGCGTCCCCCTCAACTTCGCCAACGGCTACGCCTTCTCCGGCTTCGTCTACGTCATCTACGGCGCGCTCGTCCTGTGGGGCATGCGCGACTGGTGGCTGCGCTCCCGTGACAGCGCGCGGCCCGTCCTGGAAGGAGCGCCGGCATGA